A genomic segment from Nocardiopsis sp. Huas11 encodes:
- a CDS encoding hemerythrin domain-containing protein, translated as MAKDAITLITRDHREMEKLFDRLENERDQRPALLDEVEAMFIAHSRAEEDEVYPVVVRTTGEVPQVRHSAEEHQEAEKLLGRLRECEPDSDTFDERLREFVDAVKHHVEEEESEILPALKRAVGAKRVTELGDAFSRRRAEELEKFDPASSSIPKQRLYEQARHLNVPNRSKMTKEELAEAVQEAKQH; from the coding sequence ATGGCCAAGGACGCGATCACCCTGATCACCCGCGACCACCGCGAGATGGAGAAACTGTTCGACCGGCTGGAGAACGAGCGGGACCAGCGGCCGGCGCTGCTCGACGAGGTCGAGGCCATGTTCATCGCGCACAGCCGGGCCGAGGAGGACGAGGTCTACCCCGTCGTCGTCCGCACGACCGGCGAGGTGCCCCAGGTCCGGCACAGCGCGGAGGAGCACCAGGAGGCCGAGAAGCTCCTGGGCCGGCTGCGTGAGTGCGAGCCGGACAGCGACACCTTCGACGAGCGCCTGCGGGAGTTCGTCGACGCGGTCAAGCACCACGTCGAGGAGGAGGAGAGCGAGATCCTCCCGGCGCTCAAGCGGGCGGTCGGCGCCAAGCGCGTCACCGAGCTGGGAGACGCCTTCAGCCGACGGCGCGCGGAGGAGCTGGAGAAGTTCGATCCCGCGTCGTCGAGCATCCCCAAGCAGCGCCTCTACGAGCAGGCCCGGCACCTCAACGTGCCGAACCGTTCGAAGATGACCAAGGAGGAGCTCGCCGAGGCCGTCCAGGAGGCCAAGCAGCACTGA